A DNA window from Rhizobium sp. NXC14 contains the following coding sequences:
- the wrbA gene encoding NAD(P)H:quinone oxidoreductase type IV — protein MAKVLVLYYSAYGHIETMAYAVAEGARSAGADVTVKRVPELVPEEVAKASHYKIDQAAPIATVDELTDYDAIIVGAGTRFGTVASQMRNFWDQTGGLWFTGKLVGKIGSVFTSSATQHGGQESTILGFIPTFLHQGMVVAGLPYAFQGQMGTEEVKGGSPYGASTITNGDGSRQPSEIELEGAKYQGAHVARLAAKLA, from the coding sequence ATGGCGAAAGTTCTCGTTCTTTATTACTCGGCCTATGGCCATATCGAAACCATGGCCTATGCCGTTGCTGAAGGCGCTAGGTCGGCTGGTGCCGACGTCACCGTCAAGCGCGTCCCGGAATTGGTACCGGAAGAGGTCGCCAAGGCCTCTCACTACAAGATCGACCAGGCCGCGCCGATCGCCACCGTCGATGAACTGACGGATTATGACGCAATCATCGTCGGCGCCGGCACCCGCTTCGGCACGGTCGCCTCGCAGATGCGCAATTTCTGGGACCAGACGGGCGGCCTTTGGTTCACCGGCAAGCTCGTCGGCAAAATCGGTTCGGTCTTCACCTCTTCGGCGACCCAGCATGGCGGCCAGGAATCGACCATCCTCGGCTTCATCCCCACCTTCCTGCACCAGGGCATGGTCGTCGCCGGTCTGCCTTACGCCTTCCAGGGCCAGATGGGCACTGAGGAAGTCAAGGGCGGCTCGCCTTACGGCGCCTCCACCATCACCAACGGCGACGGTTCGCGCCAGCCTTCCGAGATCGAACTCGAAGGTGCCAAATACCAGGGCGCCCATGTCGCCCGGCTCGCTGCCAAGCTCGCTTGA
- a CDS encoding universal stress protein, with translation MSYKTILAILDTVDNSAAVADFAFAVAAEGGAHVIGLHAETIPAVPLVAPMEIPDPVAVQALQDMAHGETVAVERIFRAKAQAADASSEWRSFATSAGYGSAPLIESARSADLLIASQADPANPSDSHVDVDGFLFEAGRPVLMIPYVIRQPKPIKRVLIAWNGSKEAARATFDGLPFLKAAEEVEIFSVDPADTALQSPLTPGAEIAAALARHGVKTTLATGHSVDRNTSHVIENRLSDSSIDLLVMGAYTHSRLWQAIFGGTTKSLLQSMTALTLLSR, from the coding sequence ATGTCTTACAAAACCATTCTCGCCATTCTCGATACGGTAGACAACAGCGCCGCCGTTGCCGATTTTGCCTTTGCCGTTGCCGCCGAAGGCGGTGCTCACGTGATCGGCCTGCATGCCGAAACCATACCGGCCGTGCCGCTGGTGGCGCCGATGGAAATTCCCGATCCCGTCGCCGTCCAGGCGCTGCAGGATATGGCGCATGGTGAAACGGTCGCCGTCGAGCGCATCTTTCGCGCCAAAGCGCAGGCCGCCGACGCCTCCTCGGAATGGCGCAGCTTTGCCACCTCCGCCGGGTACGGTTCCGCACCGCTGATCGAAAGCGCCCGCAGCGCCGATCTTCTGATCGCATCGCAGGCCGACCCGGCCAACCCCTCCGACAGCCATGTCGACGTCGACGGCTTCCTCTTCGAAGCCGGCCGGCCGGTGCTGATGATCCCTTACGTCATCCGCCAGCCGAAGCCGATCAAGCGCGTGCTGATCGCCTGGAACGGCTCGAAGGAGGCGGCGCGCGCGACCTTCGATGGGCTGCCCTTCCTGAAAGCGGCCGAGGAAGTGGAGATTTTTTCGGTCGACCCGGCCGATACCGCTCTGCAGTCGCCGCTCACACCAGGCGCCGAGATCGCCGCCGCACTTGCACGCCATGGCGTGAAGACGACGCTTGCGACGGGCCACAGCGTCGACAGGAATACCTCGCATGTCATCGAAAACCGGCTGTCGGACAGCAGCATCGATCTTCTCGTCATGGGCGCCTATACCCATTCCCGGCTTTGGCAGGCGATCTTCGGCGGCACGACGAAGAGCCTGCTGCAATCAATGACGGCGCTGACTCTGTTGTCGCGATGA
- a CDS encoding vitamin B12-dependent ribonucleotide reductase, translated as MRIERRFTKAGQGAYADIEFRKATSEIKNPDGSIVFRLENIDVPAQFSQVATDVLAQKYFRKAGVPTRLKKVEENDVPSFLWRSVPDDAALKTLPKGEQTGSEIDARQVFDRLAGTWTYWGWKGGYFSSEEDAAAFKDELAYMLATQRVAPNSPQWFNTGLHWAYGIDGPGQGHFYVDPFTGKLTKSKSAYEHPQPHACFIQSVEDDLVNEGGIMDLWVREARLFKYGSGTGSNFSMLRGEGEKLSGGGRSSGLMSFLKIGDRAAGAIKSGGTTRRAAKMVVVDIDHPDIEEYINWKVKEEQKVAALVTGSKIVARHLKAIMKACFNCEGDNGDCFDPAKNPALKREIRAAKKDQVPENYVQRVIQFARQGYKDLEFKTYDTDWDSEAYLTVSGQNSNNSVSIKDDFLRAVENDGEWKLTARKDGKVMKTLKARDLWETISYAAWASADPGIHFNTTMNDWHTSPAGGPIRGSNPCSEYMFLDDTACNLASLNLLQFKDKATKRINIGDYEHAVRLWTVVLEISVMMAQFPSKRIAELSYEYRTLGLGYANIGGLLMSSGIPYDSAEARAIAGSLTAIMTGVCYATSAEMAGELGPFPNFAPNRESMLRVIRNHRRAAYGETSGYEALSIDPVALIHSENPDQDLAAHAKSAWDQALELGEKHGYRNAQVSVIAPTGTIGLVMDCDTTGIEPDFALVKFKKLAGGGYFKIINRAVPEALRTLGYSESQIAEIEAYAVGHGNLNQAPAINPSTLKAKGFTDEKVEAVNAALKSAFDIKFVFNQWTLGADFLKDTLKVSDEQLADMSFNLLDHMGFSKKDIEAANIHVCGAMTLEGAPFLKAEHLPVFDCANPCGKIGKRYLSVESHIRMMAAAQPFISGAISKTINMPNEATVEDCKNAYMLSWKLGLKANALYRDGSKLSQPLNASLIEDENDEEALEELLQAPVAAQAVTVTEKIIERVIERVSREREKLPNRRQGYTQKATVGGHKVYLRTGEFGDGRLGEIFIDMHKEGAAFRAMMNNFAIAISLGLQYGVPLEEYVEAFTFTKFEPAGMVIGNDAIKNATSILDYVFRELAVSYLGRHDLAHVDTSDFSNTALGKGIQEGKTNLLSTGWTRGYKPTLVPGTGGERQVGEPKGAATAAPARAASTGTVTAFAGAAARKLEPTVAVSTSEIVAFKRDYEERAKELAEEIAEEVLEEIASDATALFSDKAAADAATAKTEAKKMEAERRQRSIMQGYTGNMCSECQNFTMVRNGTCEKCDTCGATSGCS; from the coding sequence ATGCGCATCGAACGTCGTTTCACGAAGGCCGGCCAAGGCGCCTATGCGGATATCGAATTCCGTAAGGCGACGAGCGAGATCAAGAACCCGGATGGGTCAATCGTCTTCCGCCTCGAGAATATCGACGTGCCTGCGCAGTTCTCCCAAGTCGCGACCGACGTTCTGGCGCAGAAGTATTTCCGCAAGGCCGGCGTCCCCACTCGGCTGAAGAAGGTCGAGGAGAATGACGTTCCTTCCTTCCTTTGGCGCTCCGTTCCCGACGATGCGGCGCTGAAGACCCTGCCCAAGGGGGAGCAGACCGGCTCCGAAATCGATGCGCGCCAGGTCTTCGATCGCCTCGCCGGCACCTGGACCTATTGGGGCTGGAAGGGCGGCTATTTCTCTTCGGAAGAAGATGCTGCCGCCTTCAAGGACGAGCTTGCCTATATGCTCGCCACCCAGCGGGTCGCTCCGAACTCGCCGCAGTGGTTCAACACCGGCCTGCACTGGGCCTATGGCATCGACGGCCCCGGCCAGGGCCATTTCTATGTCGACCCCTTCACCGGCAAGCTGACCAAGTCCAAGTCCGCCTACGAACACCCGCAGCCGCATGCCTGCTTCATCCAGTCGGTCGAGGACGATCTCGTCAACGAAGGCGGCATCATGGATCTCTGGGTGCGTGAAGCGCGTCTCTTCAAGTACGGCTCCGGCACCGGCTCCAACTTCTCCATGCTGCGCGGCGAAGGCGAGAAGCTTTCCGGCGGCGGCCGCTCCTCTGGCCTGATGAGCTTCCTGAAGATCGGCGACCGCGCCGCCGGCGCCATCAAATCGGGCGGCACGACCCGCCGCGCCGCCAAGATGGTGGTCGTCGACATCGACCATCCCGATATCGAGGAATACATCAACTGGAAGGTCAAGGAAGAGCAGAAGGTTGCGGCTCTCGTCACCGGCTCCAAGATCGTCGCCAGGCACCTGAAGGCGATCATGAAGGCCTGCTTCAATTGCGAAGGCGACAACGGCGATTGCTTCGACCCGGCCAAGAACCCTGCCCTGAAGCGCGAGATCCGCGCCGCCAAGAAGGATCAGGTTCCGGAGAACTACGTCCAGCGTGTCATCCAGTTCGCCCGCCAGGGCTACAAGGATCTCGAATTCAAGACCTACGACACGGACTGGGATTCGGAAGCCTATCTGACGGTATCGGGCCAGAACTCCAACAACTCCGTCTCGATCAAGGACGACTTCCTGCGCGCCGTCGAGAACGACGGCGAATGGAAGCTGACCGCCCGCAAGGACGGCAAGGTCATGAAGACGCTGAAGGCGCGCGACCTCTGGGAAACGATTTCCTATGCCGCCTGGGCTTCGGCCGATCCGGGCATCCATTTCAACACGACGATGAACGACTGGCACACCTCGCCGGCCGGCGGCCCGATCCGCGGCTCGAACCCGTGCTCGGAATACATGTTCCTCGACGACACGGCCTGCAACCTCGCTTCGCTGAACCTCTTGCAGTTCAAGGACAAGGCCACCAAGCGCATCAATATCGGCGACTACGAACATGCCGTTCGCCTGTGGACCGTCGTGCTCGAAATCTCGGTGATGATGGCGCAGTTCCCGTCGAAGCGCATTGCCGAACTCTCCTACGAATACCGCACGCTCGGCCTCGGCTACGCCAATATCGGCGGCCTGCTGATGTCGTCGGGCATCCCCTACGACTCCGCTGAGGCCCGTGCCATCGCCGGTTCGCTGACGGCGATCATGACCGGCGTCTGCTATGCGACCTCGGCTGAAATGGCCGGCGAGCTCGGCCCGTTCCCGAATTTCGCGCCGAACCGCGAGAGCATGCTCAGGGTCATCCGCAACCATCGCCGCGCCGCTTACGGCGAAACCTCCGGCTATGAGGCGCTGTCGATCGATCCGGTCGCGCTGATCCATTCGGAAAACCCCGACCAGGATCTCGCCGCCCATGCCAAATCGGCCTGGGACCAGGCGCTCGAGCTAGGCGAAAAGCACGGCTACCGCAATGCCCAGGTTTCGGTCATCGCCCCCACGGGCACGATCGGCCTCGTCATGGATTGCGACACGACGGGCATCGAGCCTGACTTCGCCCTCGTCAAGTTCAAGAAGCTCGCCGGCGGCGGCTACTTCAAGATCATCAACCGCGCCGTGCCGGAAGCGCTGCGCACGCTCGGCTATTCGGAAAGCCAGATCGCCGAGATCGAGGCCTATGCAGTCGGCCACGGCAACTTGAACCAGGCGCCGGCGATCAACCCGTCGACGCTGAAGGCCAAGGGCTTCACCGACGAGAAGGTGGAAGCCGTCAACGCCGCGCTGAAGAGCGCCTTCGACATCAAGTTCGTCTTCAATCAGTGGACGCTCGGCGCCGACTTCCTGAAGGACACGCTGAAGGTTTCCGACGAGCAGCTCGCTGACATGAGCTTCAACCTGCTCGACCATATGGGCTTCTCGAAGAAGGACATCGAAGCCGCCAACATCCATGTCTGCGGTGCGATGACGCTGGAAGGCGCGCCCTTTCTCAAGGCCGAGCATCTGCCGGTCTTCGATTGCGCCAATCCCTGCGGCAAGATCGGCAAGCGTTACCTATCCGTGGAAAGCCATATCCGCATGATGGCGGCTGCCCAGCCCTTCATCTCAGGCGCGATATCCAAGACGATCAACATGCCGAACGAGGCAACCGTCGAGGATTGCAAGAACGCCTATATGCTCTCCTGGAAGCTCGGCCTCAAAGCGAACGCCCTCTACCGTGACGGCTCGAAGCTGTCGCAGCCGCTCAACGCCTCGCTGATCGAAGACGAGAACGACGAGGAAGCGCTGGAAGAACTGCTGCAGGCGCCGGTCGCCGCCCAGGCCGTTACCGTCACCGAGAAGATCATCGAACGGGTGATCGAGCGTGTTTCGCGCGAACGCGAGAAGCTGCCGAACCGCCGCCAGGGCTATACCCAGAAGGCCACCGTGGGCGGACACAAGGTCTATCTCAGAACCGGCGAATTCGGCGACGGCCGCCTCGGCGAGATCTTCATCGACATGCACAAGGAAGGTGCAGCCTTCCGTGCGATGATGAACAATTTCGCCATCGCCATCTCGCTCGGCCTGCAATATGGCGTGCCGCTCGAGGAATATGTCGAGGCCTTCACCTTCACCAAGTTCGAGCCTGCCGGCATGGTCATCGGTAACGATGCCATCAAGAATGCCACCTCGATCCTCGACTACGTCTTCCGTGAACTGGCCGTCTCCTATCTCGGCCGCCATGACCTCGCGCATGTCGATACGTCGGATTTCTCGAACACGGCGCTCGGCAAGGGCATTCAGGAAGGCAAGACCAACCTGCTCTCCACCGGCTGGACCCGCGGCTACAAGCCGACGCTGGTGCCCGGCACCGGCGGCGAACGGCAGGTCGGCGAACCCAAGGGTGCGGCCACCGCAGCCCCTGCTCGCGCCGCCTCCACCGGCACGGTAACAGCATTTGCAGGTGCCGCTGCCCGCAAGCTGGAACCGACGGTTGCCGTCTCCACCTCCGAGATCGTCGCCTTCAAGCGCGATTACGAGGAGCGCGCCAAGGAATTGGCCGAGGAGATTGCCGAAGAGGTGCTCG
- a CDS encoding competence/damage-inducible protein A, which produces MSHDTVVTAAMLAIGDELLSGRTKDKNIGHLADLLTLSGIDLKEVRIVADDEQAIVEALNALRARYDYVFTSGGIGPTHDDITADAIAKAFGLPCEYDEAAMTLLADMYRRREMEFTEARQRMARMPRGAAHIPNPVSTAPGFIIGNVYVMAGVPQVFQAMVDNVLPTLRTGTPVLSLAIACPYGEGDIGTPLAAIQKAHPDTSIGSYPRYIGQKFSTEIVVRGRAQAAIDAAGAEVHAMIDAIRRNKEIAENHSAEA; this is translated from the coding sequence ATGAGCCATGACACCGTCGTCACCGCCGCCATGCTCGCCATCGGCGACGAACTCCTTTCCGGCCGCACAAAGGACAAGAATATCGGCCACCTCGCCGATCTGCTCACCCTGTCCGGCATAGATCTCAAGGAAGTGCGAATCGTCGCCGACGACGAGCAGGCGATCGTCGAGGCGCTGAATGCGCTTCGCGCTCGCTATGACTACGTCTTCACCTCGGGCGGCATCGGGCCGACGCATGACGACATCACCGCCGATGCGATCGCCAAGGCTTTCGGCCTGCCCTGCGAATATGACGAAGCGGCGATGACGCTGCTGGCCGATATGTACCGTCGCCGCGAGATGGAATTCACCGAGGCGCGCCAGCGCATGGCGCGCATGCCGCGGGGTGCCGCTCATATCCCCAATCCGGTGTCGACGGCACCCGGCTTCATCATCGGCAATGTCTATGTCATGGCCGGCGTGCCGCAGGTCTTTCAGGCGATGGTCGACAATGTGCTGCCGACGCTTCGGACCGGCACGCCGGTTCTCTCGCTCGCCATCGCCTGCCCTTATGGCGAAGGAGATATCGGCACGCCCCTTGCCGCGATCCAGAAAGCGCATCCGGATACCAGCATCGGTTCCTACCCGCGTTATATCGGCCAGAAATTCTCGACCGAGATCGTCGTGCGCGGCCGCGCGCAGGCGGCAATCGATGCGGCCGGCGCCGAGGTCCACGCGATGATCGACGCCATCCGCCGGAACAAGGAGATCGCAGAAAACCATTCCGCCGAGGCATGA
- the gpt gene encoding xanthine phosphoribosyltransferase yields the protein MSLPDKAFPVSWDQFHRDARALAWRLAGLDQAFKAIVCITRGGLVPAAIISRELNIRLIETVCIASYHDYVNQGDMVLLKGIAPELTENGGEGVLVVDDLTDTGKTAAQVRTMLPNAHFACVYAKPKGVPTVDTFITEVSQDTWIYFPWDMGFTYQEPIAKGAGAR from the coding sequence ATGTCCCTTCCCGATAAAGCCTTTCCCGTTTCCTGGGATCAATTCCACCGCGATGCGCGCGCCCTTGCCTGGCGGCTTGCCGGCCTCGATCAAGCCTTCAAGGCGATCGTCTGCATCACCCGCGGCGGCCTGGTGCCGGCCGCGATCATCTCCCGGGAACTGAACATCCGGCTGATCGAGACAGTCTGCATCGCCTCCTATCATGACTATGTGAATCAGGGCGACATGGTGCTGCTCAAGGGAATTGCGCCCGAGCTTACTGAAAACGGTGGCGAAGGCGTGCTCGTCGTCGACGATCTGACGGATACCGGCAAAACCGCGGCGCAGGTTCGCACCATGCTGCCGAACGCGCATTTCGCCTGCGTCTACGCCAAGCCAAAGGGTGTGCCGACTGTCGACACCTTCATCACCGAGGTCAGCCAGGACACCTGGATCTATTTCCCCTGGGACATGGGCTTCACCTACCAGGAACCCATAGCCAAGGGCGCTGGCGCGCGCTGA